In one window of Dermochelys coriacea isolate rDerCor1 chromosome 3, rDerCor1.pri.v4, whole genome shotgun sequence DNA:
- the SLC25A27 gene encoding mitochondrial uncoupling protein 4 isoform X2, with protein MLQAQCYPQEERSLPFPERWPRAITFPLDLTKTRLQIQGEAAVCRYGAAARRAVPYRGMLRTATGIVQEEGLLKLWQGATPAVYRHIVYSGVRMVTYEHLRDSVLGRAEDESFLLWKSVVGGMAAGAIGQFFASPTDLVKVQMQMEGKRRLEGKPLRFHGVHHAFVKILSEGGIRGLWAGWVPNVQRAALVNMGDLTTYDSVKHFLLLNTPLQDNSVTHSIASVCSGLVAAILGTPADVVKTRIMNQPRDKQGKGLLYKSSTDCLIQAIQGEGFISLYKGFLPTWMRMAPWSLVFWLTYEQIRRICGVSSF; from the exons ATGTTACAGGCTCAATGCTACCCCCAGGAGGAGAGGAGTTTGCCTTTCCCAGAGAGGTGGCCCCGAGCCA TAACCTTTCCCCTGGATCTCACGAAAACGCGGCTGCAGATCCAAGGTGAAGCTGCTGTTTGTCGGTATGGAGCTGCTGCCAGAAGAGCTGTACCCTACCGTGGCATGCTACGTACTGCAACAGGGATTGTTCAAGAGGAAGGCTTACTAAAACTCTGGCAAGGAGCAACACCTGCTGTCTACAGACACATAG TATACTCCGGAGTACGGATGGTTACATATGAGCACCTTCGTGACTCTGTGCTTGGTAGAGCTGAAGACGAGAGCTTTCTTCTTTG GAAATCTGTAGTTGGAGGGATGGCAGCTGGTGCCATTGGTCAGTTTTTTGCCAGTCCAACAGATCTGGTGAAAGTGCAGATGCAAATGGAAGGAAAGAGGAGACTAGAAGGGAAACCATTACG atttcaTGGAGTTCACCATGCATTTGTGAAGATCCTGTCTGAAGGGGGAATTCGGGGCCTTTGGGCAGGTTGGGTGCCAAATGTCCAAAGAGCTGCTCTGGTAAACATGGGAG ATCTGACTACTTATGACTCCGTGAAACACTTTTTACTTTTGAACACACCACTTCAGGACAATAGTGTGACTCACAGCATTGCAAG TGTATGTTCTGGCCTGGTAGCTGCTATCCTGGGAACTCCTGCTGATGTCGTCAAAACGCGGATAATGAACCAACCAAGAGATAAACAGGGAAA GGGACTGCTGTATAAGTCTTCTACAGACTGCTTGATACAGGCTATACAAGGTGAAGGATTTATATCTCTATACAAAGGCTTTTTACCAACCTGGATGCGAATG
- the SLC25A27 gene encoding mitochondrial uncoupling protein 4 isoform X1, protein MLQAQCYPQEERSLPFPERWPRASKFTLSACAAAVAELVTFPLDLTKTRLQIQGEAAVCRYGAAARRAVPYRGMLRTATGIVQEEGLLKLWQGATPAVYRHIVYSGVRMVTYEHLRDSVLGRAEDESFLLWKSVVGGMAAGAIGQFFASPTDLVKVQMQMEGKRRLEGKPLRFHGVHHAFVKILSEGGIRGLWAGWVPNVQRAALVNMGDLTTYDSVKHFLLLNTPLQDNSVTHSIASVCSGLVAAILGTPADVVKTRIMNQPRDKQGKGLLYKSSTDCLIQAIQGEGFISLYKGFLPTWMRMAPWSLVFWLTYEQIRRICGVSSF, encoded by the exons ATGTTACAGGCTCAATGCTACCCCCAGGAGGAGAGGAGTTTGCCTTTCCCAGAGAGGTGGCCCCGAGCCAGCAAGTTCACCCTGTCAGCCTGTGCAGCGGCTGTTGCAGAACTAG TAACCTTTCCCCTGGATCTCACGAAAACGCGGCTGCAGATCCAAGGTGAAGCTGCTGTTTGTCGGTATGGAGCTGCTGCCAGAAGAGCTGTACCCTACCGTGGCATGCTACGTACTGCAACAGGGATTGTTCAAGAGGAAGGCTTACTAAAACTCTGGCAAGGAGCAACACCTGCTGTCTACAGACACATAG TATACTCCGGAGTACGGATGGTTACATATGAGCACCTTCGTGACTCTGTGCTTGGTAGAGCTGAAGACGAGAGCTTTCTTCTTTG GAAATCTGTAGTTGGAGGGATGGCAGCTGGTGCCATTGGTCAGTTTTTTGCCAGTCCAACAGATCTGGTGAAAGTGCAGATGCAAATGGAAGGAAAGAGGAGACTAGAAGGGAAACCATTACG atttcaTGGAGTTCACCATGCATTTGTGAAGATCCTGTCTGAAGGGGGAATTCGGGGCCTTTGGGCAGGTTGGGTGCCAAATGTCCAAAGAGCTGCTCTGGTAAACATGGGAG ATCTGACTACTTATGACTCCGTGAAACACTTTTTACTTTTGAACACACCACTTCAGGACAATAGTGTGACTCACAGCATTGCAAG TGTATGTTCTGGCCTGGTAGCTGCTATCCTGGGAACTCCTGCTGATGTCGTCAAAACGCGGATAATGAACCAACCAAGAGATAAACAGGGAAA GGGACTGCTGTATAAGTCTTCTACAGACTGCTTGATACAGGCTATACAAGGTGAAGGATTTATATCTCTATACAAAGGCTTTTTACCAACCTGGATGCGAATG